A section of the Macaca thibetana thibetana isolate TM-01 chromosome 10, ASM2454274v1, whole genome shotgun sequence genome encodes:
- the RGS19 gene encoding regulator of G-protein signaling 19 isoform X2, with amino-acid sequence MSSHDAAPPAAPSRNPCCLCWCCCCSCSWNQERRRAWQASRESKLQPLPSCEVCATPSPEEVQSWAQSFDKLMHSPAGRSVFRAFLRTEYSEENMLFWLACEELKTEANQHVVDEKARLIYEDYVSILSPKEVSLDSRVREGINKKMQEPSAHTFDDAQLQIYTLMHRDSYPRFLSSPTYRALLLQGPSQSSSEA; translated from the exons ATGTCCAGTCATGATGCAGCCCCTCCCGCAGCCCCCAGCCGTAACCCCTGCTGCCTatgctggtgctgctgctgtAGCTGCTCCTG GAACCAAGAGCGGCGGCGCGCGTGGCAGGCCTCCCGGGAGAGCAAgctgcagcccctccccagctGTGAAGTATG TGCCACGCCAAGTCCTGAGGAGGTGCAGAGCTGGGCCCAGTCTTTTGACAAGCTGATGCACAGCCCGGCGGGACGCAGCGTGTTCCGGGCGTTCCTGCGGACAGAGTACAGCGAGGAGAACATGCTCTTCTGGCTGGCCTGTGAGGAGCTGAAGACCGAGGCCAACCAGCACGTGGTGGACGAGAAGGCGAGGCTCATCTACGAGGACTACGTGTCCATCCTGTCCCCCAAGGAG GTGAGCCTGGACTCCCGTGTGCGGGAGGGCATCAACAAGAAGATGCAGGAGCCGTCCGCACACACGTTTGACGACGCACAGCTGCAGATCTACACACTCATGCACCGGGACTCCTACCCACGCTTTCTCAGCTCTCCCACCTACCGTGCCCTGCTGCTGCAGGGGCCGTCACAGTCCTCCTCCGAGGCCTAG
- the LOC126929705 gene encoding uncharacterized protein LOC126929705 isoform X1, with protein MGVWPWPPTLLGGAVPALLFVWDLHDTPAWRQESGAPYAACPAWERGGCWKGPIGGQPGPPLASMWVRLLIAACFGPVSVALTLLRKCLQSICAPRPSPGPAVCSSCPTQHKHSTRIAPNVGVLFIKCLPIAQVLSQSPRHRILRSRLQGVWAEDTRAGCHHMSQVHQGVSDCHSWTETASLPCLSALLKPLLPGLPLYPSLPETPPAIPLHPPCQLTSELCIQSGLGSRPRAATAQKE; from the exons ATGGGGGTGTGGCCGTGGCCCCCGACTCTGCTCGGCGGGGCCGTTCCTGCTTTGCTGTTCGTGTGGGACTTGCACGACACTCCAGCGTGGAGGCAGGAGAGCGGGGCCCCATATGCTGCTTGCCCTGCTTGGGAAAGAGGCGGCTGCTGGAAAGGACCGATCGGCGGGCAGCCCGGCCCACCCCTCGCCTCC ATGTGGGTCAGGCTTCTCATCGCAGCATGCTTTGGCCCAGTGTCGGTGGCCCTGACCCTGCTCCGGAAGTGTCTGCAGAGCATCTGtgccccccgcccctccccgggCCCAGCTGTGTGCAGCTCCTGTCCTACCCAGCACAAGCACTCGACCCGGATAGCTCCCAATGTCGGGGTCCTGTTCATCAAATGCCTTCCAATTGCACAG GTACTCAGTCAATCCCCAAGACACAGAATCCTGAGGTCCAGGCTGCAAGGAGTTTGGGCAGAGGACACCAGGGCTGGCTGTCATCACATGTCACAAGTACATCAGGGTGTGAGTGACTGCCACTCCTGGACAGAGACTGCCTCCCTTCCTTGTCTGTCTGCCCTGCTCAAGCCCCTTCTCCCTGGCCTCCCTCTCTATCCTTCCCTTCCTGAAACCCCTCCTGCCATCCCTCTGCACCCCCCTTGTCAGCTGACTTCTGAGCTGTGTATACAGTCTGGGCTTGGGTCAAGGCCAAGGGCAGCAACAGCCCAGAAAGAGTAA
- the RGS19 gene encoding regulator of G-protein signaling 19 isoform X1 — protein MPTPHEAEKQNTGPEEADRPPSMSSHDAAPPAAPSRNPCCLCWCCCCSCSWNQERRRAWQASRESKLQPLPSCEVCATPSPEEVQSWAQSFDKLMHSPAGRSVFRAFLRTEYSEENMLFWLACEELKTEANQHVVDEKARLIYEDYVSILSPKEVSLDSRVREGINKKMQEPSAHTFDDAQLQIYTLMHRDSYPRFLSSPTYRALLLQGPSQSSSEA, from the exons ATGCCCACCCCGCATGAGGCTGAGAAGCAG AACACAGGGCCAGAGGAGGCGGACCGGCCCCCTTCAATGTCCAGTCATGATGCAGCCCCTCCCGCAGCCCCCAGCCGTAACCCCTGCTGCCTatgctggtgctgctgctgtAGCTGCTCCTG GAACCAAGAGCGGCGGCGCGCGTGGCAGGCCTCCCGGGAGAGCAAgctgcagcccctccccagctGTGAAGTATG TGCCACGCCAAGTCCTGAGGAGGTGCAGAGCTGGGCCCAGTCTTTTGACAAGCTGATGCACAGCCCGGCGGGACGCAGCGTGTTCCGGGCGTTCCTGCGGACAGAGTACAGCGAGGAGAACATGCTCTTCTGGCTGGCCTGTGAGGAGCTGAAGACCGAGGCCAACCAGCACGTGGTGGACGAGAAGGCGAGGCTCATCTACGAGGACTACGTGTCCATCCTGTCCCCCAAGGAG GTGAGCCTGGACTCCCGTGTGCGGGAGGGCATCAACAAGAAGATGCAGGAGCCGTCCGCACACACGTTTGACGACGCACAGCTGCAGATCTACACACTCATGCACCGGGACTCCTACCCACGCTTTCTCAGCTCTCCCACCTACCGTGCCCTGCTGCTGCAGGGGCCGTCACAGTCCTCCTCCGAGGCCTAG
- the LOC126929705 gene encoding uncharacterized protein LOC126929705 isoform X2: MGVWPWPPTLLGGAVPALLFVWDLHDTPAWRQESGAPYAACPAWERGGCWKGPIGGQPGPPLASMWVRLLIAACFGPVSVALTLLRKCLQSICAPRPSPGPAVCSSCPTQHKHSTRIAPNVGVLFIKCLPIAQVLSQSPRHRILRSRLQGVWAEDTRAGCHHMSQVHQGAFGVLPGLQHQPGLRKVLGFWKQQ, encoded by the exons ATGGGGGTGTGGCCGTGGCCCCCGACTCTGCTCGGCGGGGCCGTTCCTGCTTTGCTGTTCGTGTGGGACTTGCACGACACTCCAGCGTGGAGGCAGGAGAGCGGGGCCCCATATGCTGCTTGCCCTGCTTGGGAAAGAGGCGGCTGCTGGAAAGGACCGATCGGCGGGCAGCCCGGCCCACCCCTCGCCTCC ATGTGGGTCAGGCTTCTCATCGCAGCATGCTTTGGCCCAGTGTCGGTGGCCCTGACCCTGCTCCGGAAGTGTCTGCAGAGCATCTGtgccccccgcccctccccgggCCCAGCTGTGTGCAGCTCCTGTCCTACCCAGCACAAGCACTCGACCCGGATAGCTCCCAATGTCGGGGTCCTGTTCATCAAATGCCTTCCAATTGCACAG GTACTCAGTCAATCCCCAAGACACAGAATCCTGAGGTCCAGGCTGCAAGGAGTTTGGGCAGAGGACACCAGGGCTGGCTGTCATCACATGTCACAAGTACATCAGG GTGCCTTTGGGGTCCTGCCTGGGCTGCAGCACCAGCCTGGCTTGAGGAAGGTCCTTGGTTTCTGGAAGCAGCAGTGA
- the LKAAEAR1 gene encoding protein LKAAEAR1: protein MPPPAKEGGRKEPRERSGKSAPGAARGEGRVKWAPATEPPKPGWALTPQGLAAMLPAQRHRHLLFGDLLDDVGAAASTFPCGSVEPGYRMPDPRTWTQSLELPAERQNRLLGVLKAAEARGRVRALRLRYTRMRAEEIALLIQRQKSARAAIRLELFLPPQLKPTRIPDPLDRQERRRVETILEENVDGSIFPR, encoded by the exons ATGCCGCCGCCAGCGAAGGAGGGCGGGCGCAAGGAACCGCGGGAGCGAAGCGGCAAGAGCGCGCCAGGCGCGGCGCGGGGTGAGGGGCGCGTCAAGTGGGCGCCCGCGACAGAGCCCCCCAAGCCGGGCTGGGCCCTGACGCCGCAGGGGCTAGCGGCCATGCTCCCTGCGCAGCGTCACCGCCATCTGCTCTTCGGCGACCTGCTGGACGACGTGGGCGCGGCCGCCTCCACCTTCCCGTGCGGGTCGGTGGAGCCGGGGTACCGCATGCCCGACCCGCGCACGTGGACGCAGTCGCTGGAGCTGCCCGCTGAGCGCCAGAACCGGCTCCTCGGCGTACTCAAGGCGGCGGAGGCCCGCGGGCGAGTCCGCGCCCTGCGGCTGCGCTACACCCGCATGCGG GCCGAGGAGATCGCGCTGCTCATCCAGCGGCAGAAGTCCGCGCGCGCCGCCATccggctggagctgttcctgccGCCGCAGCTGAAGCCCACGCGGATCCCGGACCCCCTGGACCGCCAGGAG CGGAGGCGtgtggagaccatcctggaggAGAACGTGGATGGCAGCATCTTCCCGCGGTGA